ATCAAGCCTGTCCGCATGCCGCGACTTTGCGCGTCAAGCAAAATACCAGCTCCCGTAATACCGCCCCCGATGACGAGGACATCTAAAAGCTCTTGTCCCATCTCTTCTAACCATGCTGTCCGTTCCGTACTTGAAAACATCTTGTCTTCCCCCTGTTCGTCTGAATGGATAGTTAGTCTACTTCTATCCATGTACCCGATTTTGCACTCTTTTGAGCACAATCAATAATTTTCATGACGAGTTCAGCCTGTTTCGGAGAGACAGGTGGTGTTGTTCGCTTACGAATAGCTGGGGCGAGATCTGTATAATAATCGCCAAATTGCCCGGAGACAAAAGGAAAGTCTTCAAGGGGGCCGTTTGCTTCAGCCAACTGATATGTCGTTCGTTTCGTATCGACTTCATCGACGAAATAGCTTGCCTTTGTCCCATGCACCATTAGGGAAGGACCAACAGCCGGAACGATGGAACCGATGTGCAAAATAGCACGTCGCGTGCCGAATGCTAAAATCAAATGTGTATAGTCATCAACGATTCCACCTTGCCTTTGGATCGTTTGATCACAAAAGACACGATCCGGGACTTCATTGAAGACGACGAGTGCTTGATCGATCAAGTGTGATCCAAGATCGTACAAGAGACCGGCACCAGGGATATCCTGTTCGCGCCAACGATCCTCAACGTCTGGACGATAGCGATCATAATGCGCTTCGAACGTTTGGAGAGTGCCGAGACGTCCGGATTCGAGTAAGGTCATTAGCGTTCGAAAGTCCTTCGTATACCGACGATTATGATAAACTGTCAGTAACCGATCGTGTACACGTGCTAGTTCTGTCAACGTTTCGGCTTCTTCGAGCGTGACAGTGAACGGTTTCTCGACGAGTACGTCACAGCCCGAGAGCAAAGCGAGTCGTGCGAGCGGATAATGCAATTCATTTGCTGTCGTGATGACGACTAAATCAATCTGTTCTTTAGCGAGCAAGGCTTCAAGTGTCGAATAAACAGGTAGCGTCGCGTCATAAGCAGCGACTGCTTCCGGACGACTCGACTGAACAGCGACTAACTGATAATCAGGTGCGTGTAAATAAGGAGCATGTAAATGTTTACCGGCAAGACCAAAACCAACTAAAGCGGTACGAATCATGGAAAACACATCCTTTTTGAGTTCATACCCTCAATCTACCATAAGGAGGAATACAAGATGATTACGGAACAACACATCATCGAAAAGATGCGTCAAGCGATGCAACGTATTGAGCAAACGACAGGAGCCGCGCAGAAAGAGCAGGTTGCAGCGATGAAGGTTTACTGTGAATTACTGCTCGAATCCGAGTCGATGCCAAGCTCGACAGTATCGTTACCTACGTCAACACCGCAAGCAACCCCAGCAGTCGATCCGATGTTAGCGCGTTTCATGGGTGTCGCGCAGGAGAAAGAAGAAAAAGGCACTTCATTACTCGATTTTTGAATGAAATGACGCGATTCAGGGAATAACCATCACAGTTGAAACGAGAAGGGGAGATACGTCATGAAAACAGTAATCGTCATTGGAGCAGGACCAGGAAACGGATATGAGATCAGTAAACGATTCGGGCAAGAAGGTTTTCAAGTCGTTTGTGCGGCGCGGACACAAGAAACGCTCGCAGCCGTCATCACGGAACTAAAAGAAGCAGGCGTGGAAGCTGTCGGAGTGGAATGTGATGCGTCTCGAAAAGCTGACATCGCATCACTCATCGAATGGACAGAAGAGCAGTACGGACAAGTCGATGTTTTAGTCTACAATGCTTCGATTTTACATCAAGCGTCTGTGCTTGAAGTCTCAGCAGAGCAGATTACGAAAGAGTTTGAAATCGATGTCCTCGGTGCACTCCATGCCGCACAACTCGTTGCTCCGCCGATGCAGGAACGAAAAGAAGGCGCGATCCTGATTACAGGAGGCGGTGCTGCGATGCAAGCAATCAAATCGCTACCGGGACTCTCCATCGGGAAGGCAGGCGTTCGCCAAGTGACGCATATGCTCCATGATACGTTGAAGGAAGACGGCGTTTACGTCGGAACCGTTACGATTGCTGGAGAAGTAAAGCGTGGAACGGCGCTCGATCCGAAAAATGTAGCGGAAGCGTTCTATACGCTTTATACAAAGCAAAACGAAGTCGAGACGGTTTTATCAGCCGACTGAGTCGAAATAGGATAGGACGTACGGGTTCGGGGATGTTACCGAATCCGTATTTTCATGGAGAGGAGGGGGAAAAGTGAGACGATACGTAGTGATAAGTCTGCTTTTTCTATTTGTTCTCATCGGTTGTGCACCAGAAGAAACCGATTTACTTGGAATCAAGCAACCAGATGAAGAAAAGGTCACGAAAGCGACGATCGAACGTGTCATTGATGGAGACACCTTAAAAGTGAGATTAGCAGACGGAACAACG
This window of the Exiguobacterium acetylicum genome carries:
- a CDS encoding SDR family NAD(P)-dependent oxidoreductase, producing MKTVIVIGAGPGNGYEISKRFGQEGFQVVCAARTQETLAAVITELKEAGVEAVGVECDASRKADIASLIEWTEEQYGQVDVLVYNASILHQASVLEVSAEQITKEFEIDVLGALHAAQLVAPPMQERKEGAILITGGGAAMQAIKSLPGLSIGKAGVRQVTHMLHDTLKEDGVYVGTVTIAGEVKRGTALDPKNVAEAFYTLYTKQNEVETVLSAD
- a CDS encoding DUF5327 family protein, producing MITEQHIIEKMRQAMQRIEQTTGAAQKEQVAAMKVYCELLLESESMPSSTVSLPTSTPQATPAVDPMLARFMGVAQEKEEKGTSLLDF
- a CDS encoding Gfo/Idh/MocA family oxidoreductase, encoding MIRTALVGFGLAGKHLHAPYLHAPDYQLVAVQSSRPEAVAAYDATLPVYSTLEALLAKEQIDLVVITTANELHYPLARLALLSGCDVLVEKPFTVTLEEAETLTELARVHDRLLTVYHNRRYTKDFRTLMTLLESGRLGTLQTFEAHYDRYRPDVEDRWREQDIPGAGLLYDLGSHLIDQALVVFNEVPDRVFCDQTIQRQGGIVDDYTHLILAFGTRRAILHIGSIVPAVGPSLMVHGTKASYFVDEVDTKRTTYQLAEANGPLEDFPFVSGQFGDYYTDLAPAIRKRTTPPVSPKQAELVMKIIDCAQKSAKSGTWIEVD